From the genome of Leptolyngbya iicbica LK, one region includes:
- the bchM gene encoding magnesium protoporphyrin IX methyltransferase, with amino-acid sequence MTNAVDDKSVVREYFNATGFDRWRRIYGDGEVNKVQRDIRKGHQQTIDTVMAWLEADGNLKGLSICDAGCGVGSLSIPLAQAGAVVTASDISQKMVGEAHERAIAALPAGPIPSFQASDLESLTGKYHTVICLDVLIHYPQDKAAGMIQHLSSLAESRVILSFAPKTAFYSALKKVGSFFPGPSKATRAYLHAEKDIVQILESLGWKIERKAMNKTQFYFSRLIEAVR; translated from the coding sequence ATGACCAATGCGGTAGACGATAAATCGGTCGTTCGTGAGTATTTCAACGCCACTGGCTTTGATCGGTGGCGGCGGATTTACGGCGATGGCGAAGTCAACAAAGTCCAGCGCGACATTCGGAAAGGCCACCAGCAGACTATCGACACGGTGATGGCTTGGTTAGAAGCTGATGGCAATTTGAAAGGGCTATCGATTTGTGATGCGGGCTGCGGCGTCGGCAGTTTAAGCATTCCCTTAGCTCAAGCGGGCGCGGTGGTCACCGCCAGCGATATTTCTCAAAAAATGGTGGGTGAGGCCCATGAGCGGGCGATCGCTGCTCTCCCGGCTGGCCCGATTCCCTCGTTTCAAGCTTCTGATTTAGAGTCGCTGACGGGCAAGTACCACACGGTCATTTGTCTGGATGTGCTGATCCATTATCCCCAAGACAAAGCGGCGGGTATGATTCAGCATTTGAGCTCGCTAGCTGAGTCACGGGTGATTTTGAGTTTCGCGCCGAAAACTGCGTTTTACAGTGCTTTGAAAAAAGTCGGCAGCTTCTTCCCTGGCCCGAGTAAAGCGACGCGGGCTTATCTCCATGCGGAAAAAGATATCGTCCAGATTCTCGAATCGTTGGGGTGGAAGATTGAGCGCAAAGCCATGAACAAAACTCAGTTCTACTTTTCTCGCCTGATTGAAGCCGTTCGTTAG
- a CDS encoding high light inducible protein: MTEEQGKFGFTEFAENWNGRLAMLGFVIGIATELITGQGILSQLGLM, translated from the coding sequence ATGACTGAAGAGCAAGGAAAGTTTGGTTTCACCGAGTTTGCAGAGAACTGGAATGGCCGTTTGGCAATGCTTGGTTTTGTAATCGGCATCGCGACTGAATTGATCACTGGCCAAGGCATCCTGTCTCAGCTAGGTCTGATGTAA
- a CDS encoding Ycf34 family protein produces the protein MCICVNCHYVDRCTTYNAVETQHQQPHLTESPTFEATNPTINVNIRQDGDIIEMEWDVVGCDSFVEEMGKWSKLRPGELVPT, from the coding sequence ATGTGCATTTGTGTGAATTGCCACTATGTCGATCGCTGCACTACCTACAACGCGGTCGAAACCCAGCACCAGCAACCCCACCTGACGGAGTCGCCAACTTTTGAGGCGACTAACCCCACCATTAATGTCAACATTCGCCAAGATGGCGACATTATCGAGATGGAATGGGATGTGGTCGGCTGCGACAGCTTTGTGGAAGAAATGGGCAAATGGTCGAAGCTGCGCCCCGGTGAACTGGTGCCTACGTAG
- a CDS encoding zinc ribbon domain-containing protein, with translation MGKVYEMLWDCKFCGQKKLFAKTDRTCPQCGASQDPSWRYFPSDADKVEVKNYTFAGKDRICSACDSINAADQKFCIRCGAPMKGAEEASTVPSRSKRHEERFATQNLDLLQEAQREQAIAQEMAKRQAMRHPRRARQRTQPAKPARRSLGDRWMANKPVIIGGSIASVTGLGGLVGVVMYSMTIPATVAVTGHDWQRRIAIEVYETRSDSDWQGSVPSGAYDVSCSTQQSGTRRIADGETCSTQQVDQGDGTFREESFCTTTYREEPVYDEHCTYKVDEWNVDEWVIAVGAGLSDEPMWPTVNIQPCSSTSLGCKRQGRSIETYTLQLVDVETNKSYRCDRPQSEWRTTPVGTQFEIEIGRFYDDARCHSLVRQ, from the coding sequence ATGGGCAAAGTTTACGAAATGCTGTGGGACTGTAAATTTTGCGGTCAGAAAAAGCTTTTCGCTAAAACCGATCGGACCTGTCCCCAATGCGGTGCATCCCAAGATCCCAGTTGGCGCTACTTTCCCTCTGACGCTGACAAGGTCGAGGTCAAAAACTATACCTTTGCTGGCAAAGATCGGATTTGCTCTGCCTGTGATTCGATTAATGCGGCTGACCAAAAATTTTGTATTCGCTGTGGTGCCCCGATGAAAGGGGCTGAAGAAGCAAGCACTGTGCCCTCGCGCAGCAAGCGCCACGAGGAAAGATTTGCGACCCAAAATCTAGACTTGTTGCAGGAAGCGCAGAGAGAACAGGCGATCGCGCAGGAGATGGCGAAACGCCAAGCCATGAGGCATCCTCGCCGGGCCAGGCAGCGTACTCAACCGGCAAAACCGGCTCGCCGATCGCTGGGCGATCGCTGGATGGCCAACAAGCCCGTCATCATCGGCGGCAGTATTGCGTCTGTAACGGGTTTGGGGGGACTGGTCGGGGTGGTGATGTACTCAATGACCATACCCGCAACGGTGGCTGTGACCGGCCATGACTGGCAGCGCCGCATTGCCATTGAAGTGTACGAGACCCGCTCTGATAGCGATTGGCAAGGTAGCGTACCCAGCGGCGCTTACGACGTGAGTTGCAGCACCCAACAGAGCGGCACTCGTCGGATTGCCGATGGCGAAACTTGCAGTACTCAACAGGTCGACCAGGGAGATGGCACCTTTCGGGAAGAGAGTTTTTGCACGACAACTTACCGTGAAGAGCCCGTTTATGACGAACACTGTACTTACAAGGTCGACGAGTGGAACGTAGATGAATGGGTGATTGCTGTGGGTGCCGGTTTATCGGATGAACCGATGTGGCCAACCGTCAATATTCAACCCTGTAGCAGCACGTCTCTGGGCTGTAAACGACAAGGGCGGAGCATCGAAACCTATACGCTACAGCTTGTCGATGTTGAGACGAACAAATCCTATCGCTGCGATCGCCCTCAATCAGAATGGCGCACCACCCCGGTGGGTACGCAGTTTGAGATTGAGATTGGGCGATTTTATGACGATGCTCGTTGCCATAGCCTGGTACGTCAGTAA
- the glsA gene encoding glutaminase A: MVPPIQSFLETLYQEYRDLTAGQVASYIPELAKADARKFAISVVTLDGRMFQVGDFQQEFTIQSISKVFVYGMAMEDWGRDRLLEKVGVEPTGDPFNSHIRLDETSHRPDNPMINAGAIATTSLIKGDTPTERLNRMLAMFQRYVGRDVYVDISTFLSEKATGHRNRAMAHLMLNFGMINGDIEEALDLYFQQCALLVTCQDLATMAAALANQGKHPITGQRVLQPEYVRDVLSVMYTCGMYNFAGEWAFRVGIPAKSGVSGGLIAVVPNQAGIAVFSPPLDEHGNSVRGLKVFEALSQEYGFHMFDLSMGHCRFHQGLTADLVEPTGRPLPNTPTPS; the protein is encoded by the coding sequence GTGGTGCCCCCCATTCAATCGTTTTTGGAAACGCTGTATCAAGAGTATCGGGACTTAACGGCTGGGCAGGTCGCCAGCTATATTCCCGAACTTGCCAAAGCCGATGCCCGCAAATTTGCCATCAGTGTCGTCACGCTGGATGGTCGCATGTTTCAAGTGGGAGATTTTCAGCAAGAGTTCACCATTCAGTCCATTTCCAAAGTATTTGTCTACGGTATGGCGATGGAGGATTGGGGGCGCGATCGCTTACTGGAAAAAGTTGGCGTGGAACCCACAGGCGATCCCTTCAACTCCCACATTCGCCTGGATGAAACCTCCCACCGTCCGGATAATCCCATGATCAACGCGGGGGCGATCGCCACCACCAGTCTGATCAAAGGCGATACCCCTACCGAACGCCTCAATCGGATGCTGGCCATGTTTCAGCGCTACGTCGGCAGAGATGTTTACGTCGATATTTCGACCTTTCTGTCGGAAAAGGCCACTGGGCATCGTAACCGCGCCATGGCCCACCTCATGCTCAATTTCGGCATGATCAACGGCGATATTGAAGAAGCCCTCGATCTGTACTTTCAGCAATGTGCCCTGCTGGTCACTTGCCAAGATTTGGCGACGATGGCTGCTGCGCTCGCGAATCAGGGAAAACACCCCATTACAGGGCAGCGAGTTTTGCAGCCAGAGTATGTCCGCGATGTGCTCAGCGTGATGTACACCTGCGGCATGTATAACTTTGCGGGGGAATGGGCCTTTCGGGTGGGCATTCCAGCCAAAAGTGGGGTGTCGGGCGGGCTCATCGCGGTGGTGCCCAACCAAGCGGGCATTGCGGTGTTCTCGCCGCCTTTGGATGAACATGGCAATAGCGTTCGCGGCCTCAAGGTGTTTGAAGCCCTATCGCAAGAATACGGCTTCCACATGTTTGATCTGTCGATGGGTCACTGCCGCTTCCATCAAGGTTTAACGGCAGACTTAGTCGAGCCAACTGGTCGCCCTTTGCCGAATACGCCGACTCCCAGCTAG
- the ggt gene encoding gamma-glutamyltransferase: MGKIGTKLLITVQVMLSRWRRWCLVGLLAGGLLTGVWWPGVGRSQPSPHIAVGTGGAVASVDQRATQIGLDVLKSGGNAVDAAVATAAALGVTDPFSAGIGGGGFMLIYQPDRDTVITLDGREEAPAAVTPELFRDPDSDTGENLPFFPNRISSGLAVGVPGTPLNWATALERYGTRSLAEILQPSIDLAESGFTVDATFAEQVDRNRDRFAAFTSTRDLYLPGGESPAIGSRFRNPDLAATYRRLATLGVNDFYRGDLARAIAQTVQAPPAVEAPPFKVWPGRLTEADLDRYEVRVRSPVTSTYRSYRLFGMGLPSSGGLTVAQTLKLLEGFDLSAMTEAEALHWLIEAERLAFSDRNAYLGDPEYVDVPLAGLFNDDYLRQRRSELPPRAPEDEANYRAIAGDPLPFQRDPSPSLTTLPPVAQASSPGGLSTTHLTVVDRDGMAVAYTLTLESTGGSGMVVPGYGFILNNELTDFDPEAPHPNVPEPGKRPRSSMAPTIALTPDGGLLAFGSPGGSTIITTVLQIAVNVMDLGMNLEDAIAAPRLSQRNSGVTLVDQGFELTDLGEALSLQGHQLTSTDEIGAATGILVKPDGRAIAVAEPTRRGGGSALALP, from the coding sequence ATGGGCAAAATTGGGACGAAACTGTTGATAACAGTACAGGTAATGCTGTCGCGCTGGAGGCGATGGTGTTTGGTGGGGTTGTTAGCGGGTGGTCTTTTGACCGGAGTATGGTGGCCCGGAGTGGGGCGATCGCAACCCTCGCCTCATATCGCTGTGGGCACTGGGGGAGCGGTTGCCAGTGTTGATCAGCGGGCGACTCAGATTGGCCTCGACGTCTTAAAGTCAGGTGGCAATGCCGTGGATGCCGCTGTCGCGACGGCTGCTGCGTTGGGTGTCACTGATCCCTTTTCGGCAGGGATTGGTGGTGGCGGCTTTATGCTGATTTACCAGCCCGATCGTGACACGGTGATTACCCTGGATGGTCGAGAGGAAGCACCCGCCGCCGTGACTCCCGAGTTATTTCGCGACCCCGACAGTGACACAGGCGAAAATTTGCCGTTTTTCCCCAATCGCATCAGCAGCGGCCTCGCGGTCGGCGTGCCGGGAACGCCGCTGAACTGGGCCACGGCACTGGAACGATACGGTACGCGATCGCTCGCCGAAATCCTGCAACCGTCTATTGATCTGGCCGAGTCGGGCTTCACGGTCGATGCCACTTTTGCGGAGCAAGTTGACCGGAATCGCGATCGCTTCGCGGCCTTCACCAGCACCCGTGACCTGTACTTGCCAGGGGGGGAATCGCCCGCCATTGGCAGTCGTTTTCGGAATCCGGACTTAGCTGCGACGTACCGCCGCCTGGCGACTCTCGGCGTCAATGATTTTTATCGCGGTGACTTGGCCCGCGCGATCGCCCAAACCGTGCAAGCGCCTCCCGCAGTCGAAGCGCCTCCCTTCAAAGTCTGGCCGGGAAGGTTAACCGAGGCCGACCTGGATCGCTATGAGGTGCGGGTGCGTTCCCCGGTGACCAGCACCTATCGTAGCTATCGCCTCTTTGGCATGGGCTTGCCCAGTAGCGGGGGCTTGACTGTAGCCCAAACCCTGAAGCTATTGGAAGGCTTTGATCTCAGTGCCATGACCGAAGCGGAGGCGTTGCACTGGCTGATCGAAGCGGAACGGTTGGCGTTTAGCGATCGCAATGCCTATCTGGGTGACCCGGAATATGTGGATGTGCCGCTGGCTGGCCTGTTCAACGATGACTATCTCCGTCAGCGGCGCAGTGAACTGCCGCCAAGGGCTCCGGAGGATGAGGCCAACTATCGAGCGATCGCTGGGGATCCCCTGCCTTTTCAGCGCGATCCGAGTCCCAGCCTCACGACCCTACCCCCGGTCGCTCAAGCCTCTTCTCCTGGGGGCCTCTCAACGACTCATCTCACGGTGGTCGATCGCGATGGCATGGCTGTGGCTTACACGCTCACCCTGGAATCCACGGGCGGTTCCGGCATGGTGGTGCCTGGCTACGGTTTCATTTTGAATAATGAATTGACAGATTTTGACCCCGAGGCGCCGCATCCCAACGTGCCAGAACCAGGCAAGCGGCCCCGCAGTAGCATGGCCCCCACAATCGCGCTGACACCCGATGGCGGCCTACTAGCGTTTGGGTCTCCTGGTGGTTCCACTATCATCACCACCGTTTTGCAGATTGCCGTGAATGTAATGGACTTAGGGATGAACCTGGAGGACGCGATCGCGGCCCCCCGGCTATCGCAACGCAACAGTGGTGTCACCCTGGTCGATCAGGGATTCGAACTCACAGATTTGGGTGAAGCTCTATCACTCCAAGGTCATCAATTGACCTCTACCGATGAAATCGGGGCGGCTACTGGCATCCTTGTCAAGCCAGACGGCAGGGCGATCGCCGTTGCCGAACCGACGAGACGCGGAGGTGGTAGTGCCCTAGCCTTGCCCTAG
- a CDS encoding CCA tRNA nucleotidyltransferase, giving the protein MPSSVNPLSFPKALLFTRRPALQAVSLEQSPFAAAALSVSSVLSPQTWPFELSLLPESAHLVGGSVRDALLGRKADYLDLDFVVPCQAVETARAIARHYGAGFVVLDPQNQIARVVFPQATVDFAQQVGDSLESDLHRRDFTVNAIAYHPHTEQVFDPLGGCADLERRVLRMIAADNLADDPLRLLRAYRQAAQLDFTLDEPTRSTIHELAPLLGKVAAERVRGELDSLLSKPEGTPLMKLAWEDDVLCTWLPNLSAVQIRQLAAVDAAAAQLQEHCPGFAALLSGWIKEQTPPGFHRSWFKAAKLSRILSPDVDIAETELTHFKYSRAEQQAVLAILRSWEVLQAIAQGDDAPRQQYQLFKTAGNSFIALVLVGLAEGIPLPVLTQLIERFLNPADPVAHPHALVTGRDLIQQLGLRPGPHIGQLLAAAEIAHAEGTITTSAEALTWLGQQVHR; this is encoded by the coding sequence GTGCCTTCATCGGTGAATCCCCTCTCGTTCCCGAAGGCTTTGTTGTTTACCCGTCGTCCTGCATTGCAAGCTGTTTCCCTCGAACAATCTCCCTTCGCTGCTGCTGCGCTGTCCGTGAGCTCTGTACTATCGCCTCAGACCTGGCCTTTTGAGCTATCCCTCCTGCCGGAATCGGCGCATTTAGTGGGCGGGAGTGTACGCGATGCGCTGCTAGGCCGCAAAGCCGACTATCTGGATTTGGACTTTGTGGTGCCCTGTCAGGCGGTGGAAACGGCGCGAGCGATCGCCCGTCACTACGGAGCCGGATTTGTCGTGCTCGATCCGCAGAATCAGATTGCGCGGGTGGTGTTTCCCCAGGCGACGGTGGACTTTGCCCAACAAGTGGGGGACAGTCTGGAGTCCGACTTGCATCGCCGCGATTTCACCGTGAACGCGATCGCCTACCATCCCCACACCGAGCAGGTCTTTGACCCGCTGGGGGGCTGTGCTGATTTAGAACGGCGAGTGCTGCGGATGATTGCGGCAGATAATCTGGCGGACGATCCCCTGCGGCTCTTGCGGGCCTATCGGCAGGCGGCGCAGCTTGATTTCACCCTGGATGAACCGACTCGCTCCACCATTCACGAACTGGCTCCGCTGCTGGGCAAAGTGGCGGCAGAGCGCGTGCGCGGCGAACTGGATAGCCTGTTAAGCAAGCCCGAGGGTACGCCGCTGATGAAGCTGGCCTGGGAAGATGATGTGCTCTGTACCTGGCTTCCCAACCTGTCAGCCGTGCAGATTCGGCAGTTAGCGGCAGTGGATGCGGCAGCCGCGCAGTTGCAGGAGCATTGTCCTGGATTTGCGGCGTTGCTCAGCGGGTGGATTAAAGAACAGACGCCCCCCGGATTTCACCGGAGCTGGTTTAAGGCAGCCAAGCTGAGTCGTATCTTGTCGCCCGATGTGGATATTGCCGAAACGGAACTGACCCACTTCAAATACAGCCGGGCCGAGCAGCAAGCGGTGCTGGCGATTTTGCGCAGTTGGGAAGTGTTGCAGGCGATCGCGCAGGGCGATGACGCGCCCCGACAGCAATATCAACTGTTTAAAACAGCGGGCAACAGCTTCATTGCGTTAGTTCTGGTGGGCTTGGCAGAAGGTATTCCTTTGCCAGTGTTGACGCAGCTGATTGAGCGCTTCCTGAATCCGGCGGATCCGGTGGCTCATCCCCATGCGTTGGTGACGGGGCGCGATTTGATTCAGCAATTGGGGCTGCGTCCGGGGCCGCACATTGGGCAACTACTCGCCGCCGCCGAAATCGCCCATGCTGAGGGAACGATCACGACCTCGGCAGAGGCCCTGACCTGGCTGGGGCAGCAAGTGCATCGCTAG